A part of Desulfobacter sp. genomic DNA contains:
- the metW gene encoding methionine biosynthesis protein MetW, with protein sequence MRYDLKIIASWIDPGSRVLGLGCGEGDLLHWLKTQKQVIERGIEQKEERVVKCIEKGISVLQGDINEELADYPDNAFDYAICSQTLQQVYDPSTLIREMLRVAGKCVVSFPNFGHISVRYQLATTGRAPVTPELPHEWHNTPNIRVLSLNDFKGFARQTGFKILKQAAINTKNQHAAGRRVYLLPNLFATYGIFLIGKE encoded by the coding sequence TTGAGATACGATCTAAAAATCATTGCCTCGTGGATTGATCCGGGATCCAGGGTACTGGGCCTGGGCTGCGGCGAGGGGGACCTGCTCCACTGGCTGAAAACCCAAAAGCAGGTCATCGAACGGGGCATTGAACAAAAAGAGGAGCGGGTGGTCAAATGCATTGAAAAAGGGATTTCCGTCCTCCAGGGAGATATTAATGAAGAACTTGCGGACTACCCGGACAATGCCTTTGACTACGCCATCTGCTCCCAGACCCTGCAGCAGGTATATGATCCCTCAACCCTGATCAGAGAGATGCTCAGGGTGGCCGGAAAATGCGTGGTCAGTTTTCCCAACTTCGGCCATATCAGTGTACGCTACCAGCTGGCCACCACCGGCCGGGCCCCGGTCACCCCGGAACTGCCCCATGAATGGCACAATACCCCCAATATCCGGGTGCTCAGCCTCAACGACTTTAAGGGGTTTGCCCGGCAGACCGGGTTTAAAATACTGAAACAGGCCGCCATCAATACCAAAAACCAGCACGCCGCAGGCAGGCGGGTCTATCTCCTGCCCAACCTTTTTGCCACCTACGGGATTTTTTTAATCGGAAAGGAATAG
- the nadA gene encoding quinolinate synthase NadA — protein sequence MDTDFGNREIKNRITQIKHELGNELVILTHHFQRKDIVDLGDHRGDSFGLARRAARDEKAKYILFCGVHFMAESAAILANENQIVQIPDTGAGCWLAEMGEAGKIETAWQEAAALLGEGAMMPVAYINSNAAVKAMCGRHGGTVCTAANAARAFEWAFAQRGKIFFFPDEYLGRNTALGMDIPESSILVWDPSLPLGGNTKADVQKAKVILWNGHCQVHTRFTPDQIMNIRKTAPDARVVVHPECSHEVTALADASGSTSFIARYVAEAPADATIAIGTEINLITRLAAEYPDKRILPLYDAFCPHMHQINLRNLLHTLENIGKANVVTVENRIKKEASIGLENMLNL from the coding sequence ATGGATACGGATTTCGGAAACAGGGAAATCAAAAACAGAATTACCCAGATCAAACATGAACTGGGCAATGAACTGGTGATCCTCACCCACCACTTTCAGAGAAAGGATATTGTGGATCTGGGGGACCACCGGGGCGATTCCTTTGGGCTGGCCCGGCGGGCGGCCCGGGATGAAAAGGCAAAATACATCCTCTTCTGCGGAGTCCACTTCATGGCCGAAAGCGCCGCCATCCTGGCCAATGAAAACCAGATTGTCCAGATCCCGGACACCGGTGCCGGATGCTGGCTGGCGGAAATGGGCGAAGCCGGCAAAATTGAAACGGCTTGGCAGGAGGCCGCCGCCCTTTTGGGGGAGGGGGCCATGATGCCCGTGGCCTATATCAATTCCAATGCGGCGGTCAAGGCTATGTGCGGGCGCCACGGCGGCACCGTATGCACAGCGGCCAATGCCGCCAGGGCCTTTGAGTGGGCCTTTGCGCAGCGGGGAAAAATTTTCTTTTTCCCGGACGAATACCTGGGCCGGAATACGGCTCTGGGCATGGACATTCCTGAAAGCAGCATCCTGGTGTGGGATCCGTCGCTCCCCCTGGGCGGCAATACCAAAGCAGATGTTCAAAAGGCAAAGGTGATTCTCTGGAACGGCCACTGCCAGGTCCACACCCGGTTTACCCCGGATCAAATCATGAACATCAGGAAAACGGCACCGGACGCCAGGGTGGTGGTTCACCCGGAGTGCAGCCATGAAGTAACCGCCCTGGCAGATGCCAGCGGTTCCACCAGTTTCATTGCCAGATATGTGGCCGAAGCCCCTGCCGATGCCACCATTGCCATCGGCACTGAAATCAATCTGATCACCCGGCTGGCTGCCGAATATCCGGACAAACGCATCCTGCCCCTTTACGACGCCTTCTGCCCCCACATGCACCAGATCAATCTCAGAAACCTTCTCCACACCCTGGAAAACATTGGAAAGGCCAATGTGGTAACCGTGGAAAACAGAATTAAAAAAGAGGCGTCCATCGGACTGGAAAACATGCTGAATTTATAA
- a CDS encoding transporter substrate-binding domain-containing protein — protein sequence MAKSGFGITAVLQAILCLIALWTSASVSAREFPRNYTKEEKAFIDSGREIRVSNEFDWPPFDFVMEGKPAGFGIDLMELLARKTGLKFTYVNGHTWDELTQMFYEGEIDLIHSLSITPERQKIAHFSSPYYHSKYVLIYRSDTRDIHTLNDLEGKILAIPRGWSTVEFFKAHFPGVHILEVENTRQTLEYVDQGKADATVEQEGIAVYMMAKFGFTDLALSGWINNRELQKESSMHFAVLKTNPVLFSILDKALSDIPHSEMVDLKEKWFSRTGRSINAEDVGLTPEERSWLAQKKRLTYCIARDHMPYSDVRGEGQPLGILPDLTEIFSERLGVEFTPLTVDRFNMGSRRLKEGGCDLVPMISKTAGQDRTMEFTSTVSTYDVAIIARENSPFIAGIPDLDKMRTGMVPSSNIFNKIIASHPKLNYIPVSTIEECLELISAGRLDAGILSLPVASYYIRKKGLTNLKVAGHAGIKEDLRIAVAANGSPLHSIMSKAVRSLGNSELKPIEDKWMSIESGYRIDYKLLWRLAGGAGLVFLFILFWNRKLARLNREIASANKKLKEKTRELEYISTRDSLTGLYNRRYIEDAFEAERRRTLRYAHDLALIILDIDYFKAINDTYGHPVGDKVLISFSRLLKTNIRTSDIAGRWGGEEFLIICPETDLRNAVLMARGICGKISRTQFDAAGTQTASFGVTGFKTGDDIHAMISRADHALYLAKSNGRNRVESLE from the coding sequence GTGGCAAAAAGCGGATTTGGGATCACAGCGGTTTTACAGGCCATCCTCTGCCTTATTGCGCTCTGGACATCAGCAAGTGTTTCGGCCCGTGAGTTTCCCCGCAATTACACAAAAGAGGAAAAGGCGTTCATAGACTCCGGCAGGGAAATCCGGGTATCCAACGAATTTGACTGGCCTCCCTTTGACTTTGTCATGGAAGGGAAACCCGCCGGGTTCGGCATTGACCTCATGGAATTACTGGCCCGGAAAACCGGACTGAAATTCACCTATGTCAACGGCCATACCTGGGATGAACTCACCCAAATGTTCTATGAAGGTGAAATTGACCTCATCCATTCCCTGAGCATCACCCCGGAACGACAAAAAATCGCCCATTTTTCATCCCCCTATTATCATTCAAAATATGTATTGATATACCGGTCCGACACCCGGGACATCCATACCCTCAACGATCTGGAGGGGAAAATCCTTGCCATCCCCAGGGGATGGTCCACGGTTGAATTTTTTAAAGCCCACTTCCCCGGGGTGCATATCCTTGAGGTGGAAAATACCCGGCAGACCCTGGAGTACGTGGACCAGGGCAAGGCAGACGCCACGGTTGAGCAGGAGGGCATTGCCGTGTATATGATGGCCAAATTCGGGTTTACCGACCTGGCCCTGTCCGGATGGATAAACAACAGAGAACTGCAGAAAGAATCCTCCATGCACTTTGCCGTACTCAAGACCAACCCGGTTCTCTTTTCCATTTTGGACAAGGCCCTGTCTGACATTCCCCATTCCGAAATGGTGGACTTGAAAGAAAAATGGTTTTCAAGGACCGGCCGCAGCATCAATGCCGAAGATGTGGGACTCACCCCGGAGGAACGGTCATGGCTGGCCCAAAAAAAACGGCTGACCTATTGCATTGCCCGGGATCATATGCCCTATTCAGATGTCCGGGGAGAAGGGCAGCCCTTGGGGATTTTGCCCGACCTTACCGAAATATTCAGCGAACGGCTGGGGGTTGAATTCACCCCGCTGACCGTGGACAGGTTCAACATGGGCAGCCGGCGGCTTAAGGAGGGCGGCTGCGACCTTGTGCCCATGATCAGCAAAACGGCCGGGCAAGACCGGACCATGGAATTTACAAGTACCGTCAGCACCTACGATGTCGCCATCATCGCCAGGGAAAACAGCCCCTTTATCGCCGGCATCCCGGACCTGGACAAAATGAGAACAGGCATGGTCCCCTCCTCGAATATTTTCAACAAAATAATCGCCAGCCACCCGAAACTCAATTATATACCGGTATCCACCATTGAGGAATGCCTGGAATTGATTTCAGCAGGACGGCTGGATGCCGGTATTTTAAGCCTTCCTGTGGCATCCTACTATATCCGGAAAAAAGGACTGACCAACCTCAAGGTTGCCGGGCACGCCGGTATCAAGGAAGATCTGCGGATTGCCGTAGCCGCAAACGGCAGCCCCCTGCATTCCATCATGTCCAAGGCCGTCCGGTCACTGGGCAACAGCGAGCTTAAACCCATTGAAGACAAGTGGATGTCCATTGAAAGCGGTTACCGGATCGACTATAAACTGCTGTGGCGCCTGGCCGGCGGGGCCGGCCTGGTATTCCTTTTCATCCTCTTCTGGAACCGGAAGCTGGCCAGGCTCAACCGGGAAATAGCATCGGCCAACAAAAAGCTGAAAGAAAAAACCAGAGAACTGGAATACATTTCCACCCGGGACAGCCTCACCGGGCTGTACAACCGGCGGTATATTGAAGATGCCTTTGAAGCTGAACGCCGGCGGACCCTCCGCTACGCCCACGACCTCGCCTTGATCATTCTGGACATTGACTATTTCAAAGCCATCAACGATACCTACGGCCACCCGGTGGGGGACAAGGTGCTCATCTCCTTTTCCCGCCTGTTAAAAACCAATATCCGGACATCGGACATCGCGGGCCGGTGGGGCGGGGAGGAATTCCTCATCATCTGCCCTGAAACCGACCTCCGTAACGCCGTACTCATGGCCCGGGGAATCTGCGGGAAAATCAGCCGGACCCAATTTGATGCGGCAGGCACGCAAACCGCCAGCTTCGGGGTTACCGGATTTAAAACGGGGGATGATATCCACGCCATGATATCCCGGGCCGACCATGCCCTGTATTTAGCCAAATCCAACGGCCGGAACAGGGTTGAATCCCTCGAATAG
- a CDS encoding PAS domain S-box protein, producing the protein MNAAAMAYTDSRRLICPALMIALILLSADLSCARIFIHPGDRGELAVQSRTHVLEDNTGALTIHEVVLPSTDQQFHLNKSGKTNYGYTRNALWIKLTIAKANQNNKDWFLALGYPHLDHVEFYARTRQGPFQKTVTGDMLPFRQRPNAHRQFIFPISPDEEGATYYIRLSSSGVINSSLTLADRDHFFKQDRRLQLAAGLFLGALLIMAAYNLLFMLFVRERIYFYYAGFILFVTLYEMIWFGFAFEYLWPGLPRLNNLLDIFTGNFCFVFLGLFTMDFLQTQKHAPRLHRLFKLTTFMTGLPGLAVFFLDRSAILDTGVNIIILQIIMILAAMGVCIFKKTRQAFIFAAAWSAPLFGGLSIALHKNGILPDSLYLPYSVQVGILCNVLLISLGLIDRVNDIKNSLAESRETVEKKNQELLTSFLRLETSEKRFRDLSNLLPQTIFELDRDGIVTYSNEQGIKLTGFTREDLKQGLTALDLFSSRDHDRIRRDMTYILSSREPGQGEYELKRKDNTRVPVVFYASCILSHDDPVGIRGVILDLTDRKKTEEVMMQTEKMMSLGGLAAGMAHEINNPLAGMLQNAQVLSNRVTKDLPANRKAADAAGISMDALRDYAQQRGIPDLIKNIREAGDRASKIVSNMLSFARKGDSVKRPHDLSRVLDDTLELANNDFDLKKKHDFRTIAIQKSYQQLPPVMCEKSKIQQVLLNIFKNASEAMSSRPAGPAPCITLTLSMDADRAVVRIADNGPGMDSRVRKKIFEPFFTTKGLGSGTGLGLSVSYFIIVDEHKGEMTVDSKPDRGTVFTIKLPLEPTPPA; encoded by the coding sequence GTGAACGCAGCAGCTATGGCTTACACAGACAGCCGCAGGCTGATATGCCCGGCATTGATGATCGCCTTGATCCTGTTATCCGCAGACCTTTCCTGCGCCCGGATTTTCATCCATCCCGGTGACCGGGGAGAACTGGCCGTTCAATCCCGAACCCATGTCCTTGAAGACAATACCGGTGCGTTAACCATCCATGAGGTCGTGTTGCCCTCAACCGATCAACAATTCCATTTGAATAAAAGCGGAAAAACAAACTATGGATATACCCGAAACGCCCTCTGGATCAAGCTGACCATTGCCAAGGCAAATCAAAATAATAAAGACTGGTTTCTCGCCCTTGGCTACCCGCACCTGGACCACGTCGAATTTTATGCCCGAACCCGGCAGGGCCCGTTTCAGAAAACGGTCACCGGAGATATGCTTCCCTTCCGCCAGCGCCCCAATGCCCACCGGCAGTTTATTTTCCCCATTTCACCGGATGAAGAAGGCGCCACCTATTACATCCGCCTTTCCAGCAGCGGAGTGATAAATTCATCCCTTACCCTGGCCGACCGAGATCATTTTTTCAAACAAGACAGGCGACTGCAGCTGGCGGCAGGGCTTTTTCTGGGTGCGCTGCTGATCATGGCCGCCTATAATCTCTTGTTCATGCTTTTTGTCCGGGAGCGGATTTATTTTTACTATGCCGGCTTTATCCTGTTTGTGACCCTTTACGAAATGATCTGGTTCGGGTTTGCTTTTGAATATCTCTGGCCGGGCCTGCCACGTCTAAATAATCTGCTTGATATCTTTACCGGCAATTTTTGTTTTGTATTCCTGGGCCTGTTCACCATGGATTTTCTCCAAACCCAAAAGCATGCCCCGAGACTCCACCGGCTGTTCAAGCTGACCACCTTTATGACCGGGCTGCCCGGACTCGCCGTCTTTTTCCTGGACAGGTCTGCCATCCTGGATACCGGTGTCAATATCATCATTCTTCAGATAATAATGATCCTGGCCGCCATGGGGGTTTGCATATTCAAAAAAACAAGGCAGGCATTTATCTTTGCAGCTGCCTGGTCGGCGCCCCTGTTCGGGGGACTTTCCATCGCCCTGCACAAAAACGGTATCCTGCCGGACAGCCTCTACCTTCCCTACAGTGTGCAGGTCGGCATTTTGTGCAATGTGCTTTTGATCTCCCTTGGGCTTATCGACCGGGTCAACGATATTAAAAACTCCCTGGCCGAATCCAGGGAAACCGTGGAAAAAAAGAACCAGGAACTGCTGACCTCTTTCCTCCGCCTGGAAACCAGCGAAAAAAGATTCAGGGATCTGTCAAACCTATTGCCACAGACGATTTTTGAACTTGACCGTGACGGCATTGTCACCTACTCCAACGAGCAGGGAATAAAACTCACCGGCTTTACCCGGGAGGATTTAAAACAAGGGCTGACCGCCCTGGACCTGTTCAGCTCCCGGGACCACGACAGGATCAGGCGGGACATGACATACATCCTCTCCTCCAGGGAACCGGGCCAGGGGGAATACGAATTAAAGCGAAAGGACAATACGCGGGTGCCCGTCGTATTTTATGCCAGCTGCATTCTTTCACATGACGACCCCGTCGGCATCAGAGGGGTGATTCTGGATCTGACCGACCGGAAAAAAACTGAAGAGGTCATGATGCAGACGGAAAAAATGATGTCACTGGGGGGACTTGCCGCAGGCATGGCCCATGAAATAAACAACCCCCTGGCCGGTATGCTCCAGAATGCCCAGGTACTGAGCAACCGGGTTACAAAGGACCTGCCGGCCAACCGGAAAGCGGCCGATGCAGCAGGCATTTCCATGGATGCGCTCAGGGATTATGCACAGCAGCGCGGGATCCCGGACCTGATCAAAAATATCCGCGAAGCCGGCGACAGGGCCTCGAAAATTGTCAGCAACATGCTGTCCTTTGCCCGCAAGGGAGATTCTGTCAAACGGCCCCATGACCTGTCCCGGGTCCTGGATGACACCCTGGAACTGGCAAACAACGATTTCGACCTGAAAAAGAAACACGATTTCAGGACCATTGCCATTCAAAAAAGCTACCAGCAGCTGCCCCCTGTGATGTGTGAAAAAAGCAAAATCCAGCAGGTACTGCTCAATATTTTTAAAAATGCGTCGGAAGCGATGTCATCCCGGCCGGCCGGTCCCGCCCCCTGTATCACCCTTACGCTGTCCATGGACGCAGACCGGGCCGTGGTCAGGATCGCCGATAACGGCCCGGGCATGGACAGCCGGGTACGTAAAAAAATCTTTGAACCCTTTTTTACCACCAAGGGCCTTGGTTCCGGCACAGGCTTAGGGCTTTCGGTGTCCTATTTCATCATTGTCGATGAGCATAAAGGTGAGATGACGGTGGATTCAAAACCGGACAGGGGCACCGTATTCACCATAAAGCTTCCCCTGGAACCCACACCGCCGGCCTGA
- a CDS encoding SPFH domain-containing protein, translated as MSEQTSQVFLQRARVITMARRTAFILVIIALCYSLAAVIYSTQVIYKVKLNYAVILEQFGGKRQAVTDVGWHYRLPFFTKLEKEVPLMNQNMYLGGSSAPIKIISEENVALWTSALMTFKIKDLKKWGIENLSPEILLQGDFDGISKDILQGEEVNKLISDRETIKEKIFHALKNRPINQDGPTLEGKYGIAVVSFVLNETRFGDKLVEATEEKKRRQLIAEAENYAADQESDRIRKLYKAYLDGIRSLHLALGGAENDGVNPALFEFLSQQKWATAYEKNQSDQKTFVLHGSTSPPALTLPSIRKRHKAARKPGPDAQKKTP; from the coding sequence ATGAGTGAACAAACGTCTCAGGTTTTTCTCCAGCGGGCACGGGTCATCACCATGGCAAGGCGCACCGCATTTATCCTTGTCATCATCGCGCTGTGCTATTCCCTGGCCGCTGTGATCTATTCCACCCAGGTGATCTACAAGGTCAAGCTCAACTACGCGGTCATCCTTGAGCAGTTCGGCGGCAAACGCCAGGCCGTCACCGATGTGGGCTGGCATTACAGGCTCCCCTTTTTCACAAAACTTGAAAAAGAGGTACCGCTGATGAACCAGAACATGTACCTGGGCGGGTCATCAGCCCCCATAAAAATTATCTCAGAAGAGAATGTGGCCCTGTGGACATCGGCCCTGATGACCTTTAAAATAAAGGACCTGAAAAAATGGGGCATTGAAAACCTCTCCCCGGAAATCCTGCTCCAGGGGGATTTCGACGGCATTTCCAAAGATATCCTCCAGGGCGAAGAGGTCAACAAACTTATCTCCGACCGAGAAACAATCAAGGAAAAAATTTTCCACGCCCTGAAAAACAGACCCATCAACCAGGACGGCCCCACCCTGGAAGGCAAATACGGAATAGCGGTGGTCTCCTTCGTTCTCAACGAAACCCGGTTCGGCGACAAGCTGGTGGAAGCCACCGAGGAAAAAAAGCGGCGCCAGCTCATTGCCGAGGCGGAAAATTATGCGGCGGACCAGGAGTCCGACCGGATCAGAAAGCTTTACAAAGCCTATCTTGACGGAATCCGTTCCCTGCATCTGGCCCTTGGCGGGGCGGAAAACGACGGGGTAAACCCGGCCCTGTTTGAATTCCTATCCCAGCAGAAATGGGCCACGGCCTACGAAAAGAACCAGAGCGACCAGAAGACATTTGTCCTCCACGGCAGCACCAGTCCCCCGGCCCTTACCCTGCCGTCCATCCGGAAAAGACATAAGGCAGCAAGGAAACCAGGACCCGACGCCCAGAAAAAAACACCTTAA
- a CDS encoding AAA family ATPase — MAKRITKQKTYITLPEETIKKIESMVSFWSYDTKAFVRSRLNQYSPPHPVVAGIKELGHLIFFMRRKKKQMNVLNNPAILRDWKKRFLYSGETNPGASWNRIIEKELTKAEYQYLIAVLDRELTDLHVPVELAEMFDKIYRAHIRKEHIEDPDVPKAPIMLVEGTSGSGKSATVREALETVVFRNEVIPAVDWRRKKEEILADHSLFASLEDVDPEFAMKIARKKKLDFYRRLAAIPILRRIFKKRIMKNLTHFEEQGIMVDASIITPNDYQTALSGEPGNYFKRAMGNPKVTSIRHIEEAHSAFGKSESSPGGGGSEKQQRTLIDTTNIVLDEIIDGRRDCFLIATSDQAHRFDSAIYRRFVEKGCIVDISKFWMNKDNLKRIIFLEINRHQIPTQYSPDSEELDQAAEKIYAIFKERSLKISPAYVRKLVESIINIRGDFILDFLDNSILIRSAFQLVAKNVYGELYSKVVDRMDRDVSWDEYVGGIKDKFSEMANNCFNYGVSEDKGVVLTGPPGSGKTFLVRTWLSSNLKVHDIATSPSALQDPSSPVHGAVSNLEKVYDIAKMVAPTVIFFDEGDALAPKRSGTGGQPSDALTNKFLNIIDGEIPLNKVFTVLTTNRLDILDPALIRSKRLKTLEISGHMRQKDIFDIIKKQFENVPHSREFEVEKIIETAQGICNTPADYTSFTEKAIALCSTEYKVVQKLRDLDTSTETEKCDFVKLNFKTILGILDAVKAPPLLKSNIKNDLQNFVTHYDQVLESVAHVETEKDYPLVETHLESARREISQSPVRKGSVQLNEFLETELSKEPQVGFIIGVGANDMTGMLLPIATSLTGRVESQPIIVTGAVSSSSPNAAQLDMAVQMTKQSAQEALTMVKNYIQELTPDISIPWLFGDFLKRYSLHHQLLSASYNVGGPSAGYALALNTLSALLRIPLCIDFGITGAPWTKGVRKDEVGGSVIIGGHRKKTEKVLLYLRRMYMPLQNYKDLEPEFLIGYWQRQKDIIAVTHFADLMPEVLTLDDTHNNMREDLIEKRISYKKEKYYAEKSTPDLKEEIIQTKKQMRQRAEREILLRVNAIRRYLQDDNREKYISHEQIFNKYMEG, encoded by the coding sequence ATGGCCAAACGAATTACAAAGCAGAAAACCTATATCACCCTGCCCGAGGAAACCATTAAGAAAATCGAATCCATGGTTTCCTTCTGGAGTTACGATACCAAGGCATTTGTCAGGTCCCGCCTGAATCAGTACAGCCCGCCCCACCCCGTCGTCGCGGGGATAAAGGAGCTGGGCCATCTTATCTTTTTCATGCGCCGGAAAAAAAAGCAGATGAACGTGCTCAACAACCCGGCCATCCTCAGGGACTGGAAAAAGCGGTTCCTCTATTCCGGGGAAACCAATCCCGGAGCCTCCTGGAACCGGATCATCGAAAAGGAGCTGACCAAAGCCGAATACCAGTACCTCATTGCTGTGCTGGACCGCGAACTCACCGACCTCCACGTACCGGTTGAACTGGCGGAGATGTTCGATAAAATCTACCGGGCACACATCCGCAAAGAGCATATTGAGGATCCGGACGTGCCCAAGGCCCCCATCATGCTGGTGGAAGGGACGTCAGGCAGCGGCAAGAGCGCCACGGTGAGGGAGGCCCTGGAAACGGTGGTCTTCAGGAATGAAGTGATTCCGGCCGTGGACTGGAGGCGGAAAAAGGAAGAAATCCTGGCAGACCACAGCCTCTTTGCCTCCCTGGAGGATGTGGACCCGGAATTTGCCATGAAAATTGCCAGGAAAAAGAAACTGGACTTCTACCGCCGCCTGGCCGCCATCCCCATTCTCCGCCGGATCTTCAAAAAACGGATCATGAAAAACCTCACCCATTTCGAAGAGCAGGGCATCATGGTGGACGCCTCCATCATCACCCCCAACGACTACCAGACCGCCCTGTCCGGAGAGCCGGGCAACTATTTCAAACGGGCCATGGGCAACCCCAAGGTCACCTCCATCCGCCACATTGAAGAGGCCCATTCCGCCTTCGGCAAATCCGAAAGCAGCCCGGGCGGCGGGGGCTCGGAAAAGCAGCAGCGCACCCTCATCGACACCACCAATATCGTGCTGGACGAGATAATCGACGGCCGGCGGGACTGTTTTCTCATTGCCACCTCGGACCAGGCCCACCGCTTTGATTCGGCCATTTACCGACGGTTCGTTGAAAAGGGATGCATCGTGGACATCTCCAAATTCTGGATGAACAAGGACAACCTAAAACGGATCATCTTCCTGGAGATCAACCGCCACCAGATCCCCACCCAATACTCCCCGGACTCCGAAGAGCTTGACCAGGCCGCAGAAAAAATCTACGCCATTTTCAAGGAAAGAAGTCTGAAAATCAGTCCGGCCTACGTCAGAAAGCTGGTGGAATCCATCATCAATATCCGGGGGGATTTCATCCTGGACTTTCTGGATAACAGCATTTTGATTCGCTCCGCCTTCCAGCTGGTGGCGAAAAACGTATACGGAGAACTCTATTCCAAGGTGGTGGACCGAATGGACCGGGATGTATCCTGGGACGAATATGTGGGGGGCATCAAGGACAAGTTCTCAGAAATGGCCAACAACTGCTTCAACTACGGGGTCAGCGAAGACAAGGGCGTGGTCCTCACAGGCCCCCCGGGCTCCGGTAAAACCTTTTTGGTGCGGACCTGGCTCTCCTCCAACCTCAAGGTCCATGACATCGCCACCTCGCCCTCGGCCCTCCAGGACCCCTCCAGCCCGGTCCACGGTGCCGTCTCCAACCTGGAAAAGGTCTACGACATCGCCAAAATGGTCGCCCCCACCGTTATTTTCTTTGACGAAGGCGACGCCCTGGCCCCCAAGCGCAGCGGCACCGGCGGCCAGCCCTCGGACGCCCTGACCAATAAATTCCTGAACATTATCGACGGTGAAATCCCCCTGAACAAGGTCTTCACCGTGCTCACCACCAACCGCCTGGATATCCTGGACCCGGCACTGATCCGGTCCAAGCGATTGAAAACCCTGGAAATTTCCGGCCACATGCGGCAGAAGGACATCTTTGACATCATCAAAAAGCAATTCGAAAATGTGCCCCATTCCAGGGAATTCGAGGTGGAAAAAATCATTGAGACGGCCCAGGGCATCTGCAACACCCCGGCCGACTATACCTCTTTCACGGAAAAGGCCATTGCGCTGTGCTCCACCGAATACAAAGTGGTCCAGAAGCTGAGAGACCTGGACACAAGTACGGAAACCGAAAAATGCGATTTTGTGAAACTCAACTTCAAGACCATCCTGGGCATCCTGGATGCGGTCAAGGCACCGCCCCTGCTAAAATCCAATATCAAGAACGACCTGCAGAATTTTGTCACCCACTATGACCAGGTTCTGGAATCAGTGGCCCATGTGGAAACGGAAAAAGATTATCCCCTGGTGGAAACCCACCTGGAATCGGCCCGGCGGGAGATCTCCCAGAGCCCGGTGAGAAAAGGCAGTGTCCAGCTCAACGAATTCCTTGAAACCGAGCTGAGCAAGGAGCCCCAGGTGGGCTTCATTATCGGTGTGGGCGCCAACGACATGACAGGGATGCTGTTGCCCATCGCCACCAGCCTCACCGGCCGGGTGGAAAGCCAGCCCATCATCGTCACCGGCGCCGTCTCCTCATCCTCCCCCAACGCGGCCCAGTTGGATATGGCCGTGCAGATGACCAAACAGTCGGCCCAGGAAGCCCTGACCATGGTGAAAAACTACATCCAGGAACTGACCCCGGACATCAGCATTCCCTGGCTTTTCGGGGATTTTCTCAAACGCTACTCCCTCCACCACCAACTGCTCTCCGCCTCCTACAACGTGGGCGGTCCCTCGGCGGGCTATGCCCTGGCCCTCAACACCCTCTCGGCCCTCCTGCGCATCCCCCTGTGCATTGACTTCGGCATCACCGGCGCCCCCTGGACCAAGGGCGTCAGAAAAGACGAGGTCGGCGGCTCCGTCATCATCGGCGGCCACCGGAAAAAAACCGAAAAGGTCCTGCTCTACCTGAGGCGGATGTACATGCCCCTGCAGAACTACAAGGACCTGGAGCCGGAGTTCCTCATCGGCTACTGGCAGCGGCAAAAGGACATCATCGCCGTCACCCATTTTGCCGACCTCATGCCCGAAGTCCTCACCCTGGACGACACCCACAACAACATGAGGGAAGACCTGATCGAAAAAAGGATCTCCTACAAAAAGGAAAAGTATTACGCGGAAAAAAGCACCCCGGACCTCAAAGAGGAAATCATTCAGACCAAAAAACAAATGCGTCAGCGGGCCGAACGGGAAATCCTCCTCCGGGTCAACGCCATCCGCCGCTACCTCCAGGACGATAACCGGGAAAAATACATTTCCCATGAACAGATTTTTAACAAGTATATGGAGGGATAA